From the genome of Sphingobacterium sp. UGAL515B_05:
TGATAGAATTTTAATCAATTATTTGCACAAGATCGGCGCAATTGCCGCTGAGCATATGAAAGGTAAAACCTGCATCGAGCTTGATCTCTGCACAGGATGAGGTGCGTAAATAGGCCGCTTTTCGGGTCAGGTATTCCACTAGATCAGTCAATGTGGGATTGTGTCCGAAGAGCAGTACATGGTTAATATGATCGGGAATTGCATTGATGATGGATAACAAGTGTTTGTAGGTGCATTCATAAATTGTTTCTTCAATCTGAATGTCAAAAGAAGAAGAGCCCATCACATCCAGAAAAATACGTGTTGTTTGGAGTGCCCGGTTGGCTGGCGAACTGATCACGATACTGTTTTCATCTAGGGTCAATTTTGCCGATAGCTTAGTCGCTACTTGTTTTGCGTGTTGTATGCCGTCGGATGTAAGTGCGCGATCAAAATCGTTTATGCCCGGAATAGTTTCGGCTTTGGCATGTCGGATGATATAAAGTTTTTTACTGTTGTCCATGATTAAAATTTTTGATTCTATACTAATATAAATAATAACGCTTGTTGTTCCGGTTCATTGTGTTTGTGCAATGAGCAGGCTTGCGTATGAATACAAATAATAATACAGGAAGTTTTGAAAAGTATATACTCTATGAACAGTTTTTTTACCTCAAGTGATACGTTTAATAACGTATCAAAGCTAAATCATTGTTTTATTTTGATAAAATTATGCTAATTTCGCAGCGAAAAACAATAAATTTTTTTATACATCTATTTGCCGTCAGCTTATTTTATTTATTGAAAAACATCGTTAGCCAAGTCGCGTTTTTTTGTTTCTACCGTTTGATTTTTACTTATGATTCGTAATTTTTTGATACTTCTTTATGGAAGTATTTTTCTAGTGGCTTGCAGCCGTCCAGAGGATTTTTTTGCGGGGGATGTTGAAGCTCCTATTTGGACTGTTGAGCCCATTGATTCCGTTACTTTTGATGGTGATGAAGGTTTGGTCAATATACATACTGTTGCTGACGCTAATTTTAAGGGACTAAAAAATGCCAACGATTTTATAGATATCTCGGGCGCAAATGCCAGTTATTGTCATCCAGATGTTCTTTATTTTCCCAATAAACTGAATGGGTATAAGTATTGGATGGTTTTTACACCTTATTTTGGCGCAGTTGGAACCAATCAAAATTCAAAGAAATTTGAAAATCCAAGTGTTGTTGTATCAAATGATGGTGTTGATTGGGTAAATCCTCCGGGATTGAGCAATCCAATTATCAATGCACCCTTCCCGACAGAAAGTTTCGGTGAAAACAAGGTTGATCCGATTCAAGGATTTTGGTCAGATGTCGATTGGATATACTTAAATAATCAGTTTTATCTTTACTATAGGGGTAGTTTTATTACTGCTCAGGCTTTGAAGGGCAAATGTGTGTTAAGTAATACAAATTTTGATCGACTGAAACAAAACGCACATCGCACTATTGTGCAACAAACATCTACAGATGGTATAAAGTGGTCGAATCTGAACGTCGCTTTTACCAGCAATCCACCTTTCACCCCCAAGGATGACCATTTATTGTCTCCCTCTTTTATCCATGATGGGAGCGAGTTTTTGAGTTATGAAATCGAACTCAATCTTAATCCCAAGAATTTTAAAGGTAAAGACCCCTCTTATGTTGTTCGTAGAACGTCGACTGATGGGATTAATTTTACAGGGTTTCGCGATAGCAAAATAGTTAATTTCTTTAATAAACCCTGGCTGAAGGAAGGTAATGGTAATTCGCCATGGCATATTCAGGCAACATATGCTGACGGTTATTACTTTTTATGTATTGCTGTTGGTGAAGTGAAAAGATACACGGCAGAGTTATTGTATGTGGCTTATTCGAAAGATGGATTAAATTTCAAGGTATTCCCGAAGCCCTTATTAAAAAATAATGCCTATCGAAGTTCTATTTTTCCAATGGGCAGCAATGAATCTTTAATCAAAATGGGGGCAATGATCGGGAATAAATCAGGAGAATTCCGATACCGGGAATTTACGTTAAACAAATATAGGATCGAAAAATCTTTAAAATGATTTCGGTATTTGATATATAATTCGTCTTGCTATTTTTGTATATTGAATGTCAATGATGGAAAAAAATGGTAGTACGAAGGGGACTTTTCCCGTTGCTGTGTCGGTAGTGATTCCGGTATACAATGTCGAAAAATATTTAGATGAGACAATTCAAAGTGTGCTTAATCAAGAATTGCAGGATTTTGAAATTATTCTTGTCAATGATGGTAGTCTGGATTCTTCTGCAGTAATATGCCAAAAATATGCATCCTTAGATCCGAGAATTTATTTTTTTGATCAGGACAATGCTGGTGTTTCCGTTGCGAGAAACAATGGTTTGAGTCATGCGCGAGGAGAGTATGTCTATTTTTTGGATTCTGATGATACGATTGAATCCGAATTCTTGACTGGAGCTTATACATTAGCAAAACAAGATGATCTTGATCTAGTCGTTTTAGGAGAGATATATTGTTACAGAGCAAAACGATTGACTGCTGTACCTACTTGTGGATTGTTTATAAAAAAGTCATTATTGGACAGCTATCCTGATATTCGCTTTCCCGTGGGAATCCAACCTTGTGAGGACGGTTTGTTTTCACATTGCCTTTTTTTAATGACTGATAAAATAGGATTCAATCCGGATGCAAAATATTTTTATAGACAACACGAGAATCAAAATCATGTACGCATCAATAGAGAAACAGCTCGCATCTTAAAACAGATACCTAATTGGTTGGAACTTTTAAAAATATTCTACGATCAACATGATATTTTTACCTCGAGAGCACTCAAACTAGCTTTGTTTATTGAACATGAACCGTTTGAGTTGCGTTACATAAAAATGCCTTTTGATGAGAATGAAAAAGAAGCACTTTTCAGATTATTGCAAAATTTTATGCGACAATATGTCGAGCCATATTTATCCAAAACAGATATAGAGGTATTATCGGTTCCATTTAGGTATTTCATGACAACGGGAAATCATGTGAATTTTGATAATTTTTATAAAAGCTATCGAACGAATAGAGCCCAGCAGTTTAAACATGCATTGTTTTGGGTTAAGTTTATTCCAATTTCTAAATTAAGGAGGAAACTTCGCAAAAATATCAGAAATAAATATATTGATATATGAAGATTCTATTAATACAACATTTGTATTTTTTAAATGGAATAGGAGGAACAGAAAAAATCTGCTCAATATTGGCTAACATTTTATCCGCCAATGGTTATGAAGTCGAAATAGCCACTAATGAAAATATAGTTGGTAAGCCAGTGTTTACTTTGGATAAAAGCGTACGTGTTACAAACATATATGACGTAAATCTGGAACAAAAAGAGGAGATCCCCTTATATAATTATAAAGGCAGAAATCCTTTTCTTTGGATAAAATATAAGATAGAAAAGAAGTATGCTAAATGGTATAATCGCCGTTTAATAAAGCGTATGGAAGGAGAGGATAAACTATTTCAGTATAATTTGAGAAACCGGGCGATTGCTTGGAAAAGTTACATTGATCTAGTTAAACCAAATTTGATTATTACAATGTCTATTGGTTCATTGTTGGAAATTACCTATGGAAACACGCTGACAATACCAATTTTAGATTCGGTGAACGGTCGGCCAGATTATGATTACTCCAATATTCTGGGCGGAAGGAAATCGTATATGGTTGATTTATTGACGTCAAGTTTTAGTAAGCTTGATGGCATCCAAATTCTTTTTGATAGTTATAGAAAATTTTTGCCCGATAATTTTGCCGGCGAATGCCGTGTTATTACGAATCCTATCGACGAGGTAAGTGACACCGATTTGGTTCTACATAGTAATGAAAAATCGAGATTTAAGATAATTCATATTGGACGCTTGGATACTGCGTGTAAACAGCAACATATAGCTATAGATATTTTCTCTAATTTGGCAGAAAAATACCCGACATGGGATTTGGAATTTTGGGGTATAGGTAATGACTTTGAGCGATTGAAATTACAGATTATTGAACTGGGCCTATCCAAAAGAATTTTCCTTCGCGGATTTACTGACGATCCCATCGCAAAGATGAAGGATGCAGATATCTTTATTTTTCCAAGCAAATATGAAGGGTTTGGGCTTGCTTTGGCCGAAGCAATGTCCGTTGGTTTACCTAGTATAGGTTTTGCTACATGTTCTGGTGTGAACGAATTAATAAAGCATGGTGAGAATGGGTTTTTGGCGAACGATCGAGAGGGTATGGAGCTTCATCTTGAGCAATTAATAAATAATCCACTTCTTCGTGAACAAATGGGGATAAAAGGGAAAATTTTTATAAAAGATTTTAATCTTGATAAAATGACGAGGGGATGGTTGGAGTTGGTTAATGCTGTAATAAATAAATATGACAATGTCTAAAAGGAAACGAGTACTATATTTTATGCCGGTTAATCCGATGAATGATCGCGCAGGAAATATCACGAGATGTATACAATTGCTAGAATATTTTGAACGTAATAGCTCTTATGTAGAAACAGCTTTTGTTTCATTTGATCATTGGGCGCAGGCGGACAAAATGTCTTTTGAGCAGAAATTTCCAAATATTCGTTTAATACTTATACAGCATAGGGAAAATAAGGGAAATTATCTAAAATATTTCTTTCGGGATAAGCTTTCGAGATTATTCTTAAAAAAAGGATTAGATCAGGTAACGCCTTTCCATTTGAAACAAATAAGAAAGCACCTTAGCGGCAATTTTGATGTTACATTGATAAGTTACGTTGAATGGGGGAGATTTGTTGAGGCAGTTCCATCTAAACGTACCATAATAGATACACATGATTTAATTACATCTCAATATTTAACGCGGAGTGGAGATAGAAAGTCGATAGGGCAGGTTTTCCAAGAAGAACTTGAGATTCTTAATTGTGCTGATGAGGTATGGACTTATTCAATTGAAGAACAATATATCTTCGAGCAGTTTCTCACAAATAAAGTGAGATTGCTTCCAGTTTCATCAAGTATTCGCAAAAAAGAGAAAGTAGAAAATAGGATAGATCATGAAATTCTATATGTTGCTAGTGATAATGGCCATAACCAAAGAAGTATTGAGTGGTTTATTCAAGAAGTTCTACCTTTGGTTAATGAACGTTTTTCATTGACAGTTGTAGGTAAGATTTGTGATAAAATCGAGAATAACAGTCGAATCGAGAAAGTGGGTGTGGTAGATGATTTATCCGATATATATAATACTAGCAAGATTACTATTTGTCCAATGCTATCTGGGACAGGAATTAAAATAAAAGTGTTGGAATCGCTTGGTTACGGTCTACCCGTTGTGACGAATAGACGAGGTGTTGATGGCCTAGTCAACAAAGTTTCAAATGGTTGTTTAATTGCGGATGACCCTAATCAATTTGCTTTTTATATCAACAAGTTATTGAGTGATTTTCAGTTTTATAATCAATTACAAACCCAAGGTGTGCAGTTTTATGAAAGCTATTATGCCCCAAATAATGAAATCAGGATACTCGATGAATGCTTTTTAGGAAAAGAAAATATAGATATAGAGGAGTCTAATTTGAGAGATATCAAGTAGAATTTAATATTTTATTGCTAAATATCTGTTTCATAAAATGCTGAACCGCTTTATGAAACAGATATTTTTATTCCTCCCAGATATAGGTCTTGTTTTTACCGAAGACTTTATTTGTAAAGTTTTTAAGCCTTAACTTCCATTTAACAACCTTTGTTCTTTTTAAAGCATCTAATTTACTTGTAAGAATTGTGTTTTCTTGCTGAAGGTTAAAAACCGTTTGGTTTATATCCATCTTAATTTTGGGTACGCAAAATTGATAAATATAATCTAATCTGTTTTTGATAGCTAGTCCTATATTTTCCGGATCTAATCGGTGTTTTACTTCATTTTGGGCTCTTTCTCCTATGCAAGTCCTAAAGCCTTTTTCATTAAACAACTTTAACATCAGTTTACTTGCATATTCAACATCAGGATCTGCCCAATGTGTCTCGGCATTTTCAGTATAGACATAATTATTTTTAGTGGATATTAGTTGATACGGGACAAGACAACTATTTTCAAAATTCATAAAATCTAAATTACCGGAATAGGCGGTCGCAATAACAGGCTTACCTAGAGACATTGCTTCGGCTAAAGTCAAACCAAAACCTTCGGATCGATGTAAAGAAACGAAAACATCACAATTATTAATCAACGCGTCCAAGCTTTCTCTTGGCAGAATTTCTTCGATTAAGATAATGGCCGGATTTGTTCTTATCCGATTCTTTAATTTTTCTCTCATTTCCTTGAACTTATCTCCAACAGATGTTTTTATGATTAAAACAGCTTGTGTATTGTTTTCACCAAAGGCCTTTTCGAAGGCTGAAATAGTGGAATAAGGATTTTTTCGCTCTAATATACTGTGATAATCGAACATTGAAAGAAAAATGAATTTTTCTTTTGGAAGATTAAGTGCTTCGCGAGAAAGTTGTGTAGTCGGGATTTTAATGGAGTGCATAAACCGAAGTACCGGCTTGTTTGAAACTTGGGCAATGGCATTTTGACAGAAATTACTTGGTACCCAGATTTCGTCTAAGATTTCAATATAATCCTGAAAGTCTGTCGGGAAATAATCTAACTCCCATGCCCAAAAACCAATGTTATATTTCCCCTTCAAATAGGATTTATTATTTGATGAAATTACTTTTGAAAAATTGTCAAAATTTATCTGTATCAGATTGACCGAATATGGATTTTCATCGATAATCTCAATAGAGTTATTACGTTCTTCTTTGATATCAGGAGATATCTCAAATTTTACATCATTGATAACATAAGGGATATTGGCACTTTTGATAGAACGGATATTGCTCCGAACGGCCTCACCTAGTCCAAATTGTTTGTGAATATAACCAAGAATATTAATTCCTTTTGCCTCTGACATGTATGATTTTTTTGTTTTATGAACATATAAATATGTCATAGTTTGTTTACTAATGAATATTTATATGTTGTACAATTTTTAAATGAATTAACAAGCTCGCTAAGAACTAAAAAAGTAGTATTTCTACACGATAAAACTATCAATATATAGAAATGCTAAAAATAAAAAGACATTGTGTAATAAATGTAAACGTTTTTAATCAGATTTTGCCACATATATAATGAAAACCATTTAGGGGTAGATTAGTATATATGTTAATGTTTAACTTTTATTCATCGATTTTCTAAGATTATACAGCCCGTTTTACTACTGAATCTAGCCTTCCTGTTGAGACGAATCTAGTATTTTAACCTGTTGCTTTAATTTTTTAAAAAGTTGAAACAATAGTACGGGATAGTCTGAAAAAAGCATTTGCTAATATATATATTAAAATTATTGATTGATATATGTATGTTATGCCAGACTATTTTTTTGGCAATGAAATGGGATCGAAATCCTTGGACTTTAAAACAAATTTTATCCAATTATCTAATGCATACTTTTCTTTAATCCTTTTTGGTAATTTCTTGTAGGGAGTATGATAAAATTTTAAAAATTCTTGAGGAGATTGATTGTTCCAAATGAGAATGTTATTAGGGTCATAAAATTCATAATTTTCTATATCTTTATTAGTCGTAATCAGCTTTTTTTCATAACCAATGGATTCAAAGATACGGAACGATAAACCAGATTGGCTTTGTATTTGCACATCGATTAATAATGACGAGGCCAAAACATTTTGCAGATTTTCTTGATAATTGGTCATTGATGATGTTGTTTTAAACCCTAAGTTATAGGCCTCTTTTATTTCGTTTTTGTTTTTCGAATAAATAATAAAATTGAATGGAAACAAAGCAGATTCCAATGTGTTTTTAATTTCAGTTAGAGGTATAATTTTATCTTTTTGATAAGAATTGATGGAGTATGCACTTACTGTTTCTATATAATTTAAAGACGAAACAGTGTGGGGAAGATAAAAATTTGTACAACCAAAAACATTAAGTTTAGATTTTAGATCTATTGGGTCGAAAACATAAAAATCGGTGAAATAAGGAATATAATCGGTGACACCCTCATAACGATCAATGCCATCCCAATGGTAACCGACTATTTTACTGAATTTATTTTTGACTTTTTTAAAGAAATCCAACGGAAACAGATCTGGACGAATGAATAATGCATAATTTAAATTAGGATATTTATCGAGTTCTTCGATTAAATTTTCTGATATTACCTTGGAACGAATTGTCGATTTATATTTTTTATCCTTCAGAAAAGTTTTACGTACTAGGTTCACAATCCTAGTTGAAAGATTAGGGTATTTAAAATTATTATTTATTTTAGAGAGATCTACCACATGATATCCGATCTTGGTAAGCTCATCCTTTATTGCATCTGAAAAACCAAAATCCTCAGGAGCACCAAAGACTAATGTTGTTCGTTCTTGCATTCTTTTAACTTTGAAAACGGACTTGAATGGGTAAAATACGATAACATCTTATATAAAATATCTAGACGTTAACAAAGTTACGATTTTATTTTATTCTGTTTGATTCAAACGGTAATTTTGGAATTCCATCAACTAAAAAGAATAGGATGAGCGATCGAAAAAAAAGAATTATACTTGGAATGCCAAGAACCTTCAGTATTTATAAGGTATTGATAAGTAGGCTTGACCAGCTCGGATTTGAGGTGATTGATATTAGCTATGATGATGATGTTTTCAAGTACCGAAATCTTTGGGATAGACTTGTTAACCTGTATCGGAAAACAGTCCTGAAAGACAAAGGGTACAAAAATCGATTGAAGTTTAAGGCATTGGGAGAAAATGTGATGCGGCGCTTGCAGACGATGAAGCATCCGACAGATTATTGCTTATTGATTCGACCTGATATTTATCCCGAGGAAATTATTGATCAAATAAAGTCGAAAACAAATAAATTGATCGCTTATCAATGGGATGGCATTGATCGATATCCGGCAGTAAAGCGACTTGTCTCAAAG
Proteins encoded in this window:
- a CDS encoding glycosyltransferase; this translates as MSKRKRVLYFMPVNPMNDRAGNITRCIQLLEYFERNSSYVETAFVSFDHWAQADKMSFEQKFPNIRLILIQHRENKGNYLKYFFRDKLSRLFLKKGLDQVTPFHLKQIRKHLSGNFDVTLISYVEWGRFVEAVPSKRTIIDTHDLITSQYLTRSGDRKSIGQVFQEELEILNCADEVWTYSIEEQYIFEQFLTNKVRLLPVSSSIRKKEKVENRIDHEILYVASDNGHNQRSIEWFIQEVLPLVNERFSLTVVGKICDKIENNSRIEKVGVVDDLSDIYNTSKITICPMLSGTGIKIKVLESLGYGLPVVTNRRGVDGLVNKVSNGCLIADDPNQFAFYINKLLSDFQFYNQLQTQGVQFYESYYAPNNEIRILDECFLGKENIDIEESNLRDIK
- a CDS encoding SixA phosphatase family protein, which gives rise to MDNSKKLYIIRHAKAETIPGINDFDRALTSDGIQHAKQVATKLSAKLTLDENSIVISSPANRALQTTRIFLDVMGSSSFDIQIEETIYECTYKHLLSIINAIPDHINHVLLFGHNPTLTDLVEYLTRKAAYLRTSSCAEIKLDAGFTFHMLSGNCADLVQIID
- a CDS encoding glycosyltransferase, translating into MSEAKGINILGYIHKQFGLGEAVRSNIRSIKSANIPYVINDVKFEISPDIKEERNNSIEIIDENPYSVNLIQINFDNFSKVISSNNKSYLKGKYNIGFWAWELDYFPTDFQDYIEILDEIWVPSNFCQNAIAQVSNKPVLRFMHSIKIPTTQLSREALNLPKEKFIFLSMFDYHSILERKNPYSTISAFEKAFGENNTQAVLIIKTSVGDKFKEMREKLKNRIRTNPAIILIEEILPRESLDALINNCDVFVSLHRSEGFGLTLAEAMSLGKPVIATAYSGNLDFMNFENSCLVPYQLISTKNNYVYTENAETHWADPDVEYASKLMLKLFNEKGFRTCIGERAQNEVKHRLDPENIGLAIKNRLDYIYQFCVPKIKMDINQTVFNLQQENTILTSKLDALKRTKVVKWKLRLKNFTNKVFGKNKTYIWEE
- a CDS encoding glycosyltransferase, which gives rise to MKILLIQHLYFLNGIGGTEKICSILANILSANGYEVEIATNENIVGKPVFTLDKSVRVTNIYDVNLEQKEEIPLYNYKGRNPFLWIKYKIEKKYAKWYNRRLIKRMEGEDKLFQYNLRNRAIAWKSYIDLVKPNLIITMSIGSLLEITYGNTLTIPILDSVNGRPDYDYSNILGGRKSYMVDLLTSSFSKLDGIQILFDSYRKFLPDNFAGECRVITNPIDEVSDTDLVLHSNEKSRFKIIHIGRLDTACKQQHIAIDIFSNLAEKYPTWDLEFWGIGNDFERLKLQIIELGLSKRIFLRGFTDDPIAKMKDADIFIFPSKYEGFGLALAEAMSVGLPSIGFATCSGVNELIKHGENGFLANDREGMELHLEQLINNPLLREQMGIKGKIFIKDFNLDKMTRGWLELVNAVINKYDNV
- a CDS encoding glycosyltransferase family 2 protein is translated as MMEKNGSTKGTFPVAVSVVIPVYNVEKYLDETIQSVLNQELQDFEIILVNDGSLDSSAVICQKYASLDPRIYFFDQDNAGVSVARNNGLSHARGEYVYFLDSDDTIESEFLTGAYTLAKQDDLDLVVLGEIYCYRAKRLTAVPTCGLFIKKSLLDSYPDIRFPVGIQPCEDGLFSHCLFLMTDKIGFNPDAKYFYRQHENQNHVRINRETARILKQIPNWLELLKIFYDQHDIFTSRALKLALFIEHEPFELRYIKMPFDENEKEALFRLLQNFMRQYVEPYLSKTDIEVLSVPFRYFMTTGNHVNFDNFYKSYRTNRAQQFKHALFWVKFIPISKLRRKLRKNIRNKYIDI